Proteins encoded in a region of the Gigantopelta aegis isolate Gae_Host chromosome 13, Gae_host_genome, whole genome shotgun sequence genome:
- the LOC121387255 gene encoding lisH domain-containing protein C1711.05-like: MLNTADVQMHCEKNTINLEENKDSYNVVQDYVDHDCKENREVPQQTSGSQNLMSQKTNSETKDMMTTNSGESSDDSDSSDSSDEESSSSDEKSSSSSSDEESSTSSSDEESSTSSSDEESSSSDDTSSDSDSDEDERNSVYPASSGIHNNSQQTVNGSDNPHVFKLFDRLTPLNELFSRMLSSQNRRTDTSKTDVSKVSKTSVSSKQTGKGKDSKANDATAKIVSDKRHTISDKDKPVSKVSKTSASHTQTGKAKDSKAKDTTAKIVSDKSDTISDKDNPVSKVSKTSASHTQRDLYLPNNVLKTKSAARSPVDFHARGVRATPKNRSGARRNLAASFLACFRSRAGAATNM, encoded by the exons ATGCTCAATACCGCAGATGTTCAAATGCACTGTGAGAAAAACACAATCAATTTAGAAGAGAATAAAGATAGCTACAATGTAGTCCAGGATTATGTGGATCACGATTGTAAAGAAAACAGAGAGGTTCCACAACAGACGTCGGGCTCTCAAAATCTGATGTCTCAAAAGACCAATAGTGAAACGAAGGACATGATGACCACAAACAGTGGTGAATCTTCCGATGATTCTGACTCATCAGATTCGTCTGATGAAGAAAGTTCAAGTTCTGATGAaaaaagttcaagttcaagttctgaTGAAGAAAGTTCAACTTCAAGTTCTGATGAAGAAAGTTCAACTTCAAGTTCTGATGAAGAAAGTTCAAGTTCTGATGATACATCATCAGATAGTGACAGTGACGAGGATGAACGTAATTCAGTTTACCCTGCATCAAGTGGAATTCATAACAATTCTCAGCAGACTGTGAATGGTTCTGATAATccacatgtttttaaattatttgacaGACTGACGCCCTTAAATGAGTTGTTCAGTAGAATGCTGAGTAGTCAGAATAGAAGAACGGACACATCAAAGACGGATGTTTCTAAAGTTTCAAAAACTTCAGTGAGTAGCAAACAGACAGGTAAAGGAAAAGATTCCAAAGCAAACGATGCTACAGCAAAAATAGTCTCAGATAAACGTCATACTATCAGTGACAAAGACAAACCAGTTTCTAAAGTTTCAAAAACTTCAGCCAGTCACACACAGACAGGTAAAGCAAAAGATTCCAAGGCAAAGGATACTACAGCAAAAATAGTATCAGATAAAAGTGATACTATCAGTGACAAAGACAATCCAGTTTCTAAAGTTTCAAAAACTTCAGCCAGTCACACACAGAGAG ATTTGTATCTCCCGAATAACGTTTTAAAAACGAAG TCGGCCGCCAGATCACCGGTCGATTTTCACGCCCGCGGGGTTCGGGCGACCCCTAAAAATCGCAGCGGAGCCCGTAGAAATCTGGCAGCGTCCTTTTTGGCCTGTTTTAGGAGTCGCGCGGGCGCCGCGACCAATATGTAA
- the LOC121387816 gene encoding 5-hydroxytryptamine receptor 4-like, whose protein sequence is MTSENEGNNVVAILAFVLSFLSMFLNSVLIFIIIRTTILHTNTNFFLMSLSLGEVLVAVCVTPFAGLANISRQLVSSETFCAISGFGNSLGSTAAFLSLLMVTIDRCVAISQPLKYSSIIGKWTVATMISYAWLHSLFLTTFPFFLESVYVFAPRYSMCLVFTDVQPTCSYVIGFLGSFLPAFVILCTVVKIIKEARYHHRIFAVIVPSHLYDGSYQQQNTSYGRTTMKALRALLFIIGGYALFRLPLYVVTIVDETHGKNLSQELVTSFVWMSFLCGTINPTAIILFNKTFKRTFFQTVGILCIRLLGKSNKENFSISSGLYSMLDATLVINKLQNKSSIRHSATLERIRPQPQLQLQNRHLVIKRSTSFPSFA, encoded by the coding sequence ATGACGTCAGAAAATGAGGGCAATAacgtggtggccatcttggctTTCGTCTTGAGCTTTCTGAGCATGTTTCTCAACTCTGTCCTCATATTTATCATCATCCGCACGACCATCTTGCACACGAACACCAACTTCTTCCTCATGTCCCTGTCGCTGGGAGAGGTGctggtggctgtgtgtgtgaCGCCATTTGCAGGACTGGCGAATATATCTCGCCAGCTTGTCTCGTCTGAGACGTTTTGCGCCATCTCTGGATTCGGCAATTCTCTGGGAAGCACGGCTGCCTTTCTCAGCCTGTTGATGGTGACCATCGACAGGTGCGTGGCGATAAGCCAACCGCTAAAATACTCCAGCATCATCGGCAAATGGACCGTCGCCACAATGATCTCATACGCCTGGCTCCACAGTCTCTTTCTAACGACATTTCCGTTTTTCCTCGAGTCCGTTTACGTGTTCGCGCCGAGGTATTCAATGTGTCTGGTTTTCACGGACGTGCAACCCACGTGTTCCTACGTCATCGGATTCCTCGGTTCTTTTCTGCCAGCATTTGTTATTCTGTGCACGGTTGTGAAAATCATCAAGGAAGCGAGGTATCACCACAGAATCTTTGCTGTCATAGTTCCAAGTCACTTATACGACGGATCGTATCAGCAGCAGAATACATCTTACGGGAGGACTACAATGAAAGCCCTGAGAGCATTACTCTTCATCATTGGTGGATACGCCTTGTTCAGGTTGCCTTTGTATGTCGTCACTATCGTGGATGAGACCCACGGTAAAAATTTATCACAGGAACTGGTGACGTCATTTGTTTGGATGTCTTTTCTGTGTGGCACCATCAATCCAACGGCAATAATactgtttaacaaaacattcaAGCGGACGTTTTTTCAAACTGTTGGCATTTTGTGCATCAGGTTGTTGGGCAAGAGCAACAAGGAGAACTTCTCTATATCCTCGGGTCTGTACAGCATGCTGGATGCGACTCTGGTTATTAACAAATTGCAGAACAAGTCCTCCATCCGTCATAGTGCAACTCTTGAGAGGATACGACCACAGCCACAGCTACAGCTACAAAACAGACACTTAGTGATCAAGCGTAGTACGTCGTTTCCAAGTTTTGCTTGA